Part of the Rhinoderma darwinii isolate aRhiDar2 chromosome 2, aRhiDar2.hap1, whole genome shotgun sequence genome, GTAGAATAATAATCCTCTCCCAATGAGCAATTTAACTATCAATTAATTATCATACAACCAGTCTCATCTGTTCACTTCATTCACTTGAGGATGATTATTAGTTCAGAATCCTGTGGGAATCGTATATGTTCTATTCAAGCTATAAAAGACATCAACATCTGGGAAATGTCACAATTTGCATGAGAAGAACCGTTGTTTCTATCCAGATCTCTTGTGAGCCACCTCTGCAGGGAACCACCTGTAAGTAGAACAAAAAAACTGATGTCATTCTGGATTTGgttatttttatgtgtttttctaTACACGTTATGTCTAAAAGTATGTTGATACCTCAACAGAATAATTTGGAGggttgtccacatacttttggcataTAGTGCACACACATGCTCAAATGTTCTCATTTTATATAGTAGGAACCAAAAAGAAAACAATCTTGGATATTCATCTACATATAAATAATGTGCGAGGACAATCAGACACAAGTCACACAGATACGTCTCCTTGGATTTCGAGGTCTTTATAAATATAAAACTCTTCTATTCATTGTCTTTATCCTGACTTACATGTTTATACTGAGCGGAAACCTTCTGATTATCCTATTAGTGACCACTATTGACCACCTTAAAATCCCAATGTCCTTCTTTCTGAAACACTTATCCACAGTTGACGTCTTACTAACCACCAGCGTTGTTCCTATGATGTTGGACATGATAATTGTCGAGGAGGGCATTGTGTCTTTTTGGGGCTGTATAACACAATTGTATGGCTTTAGTTTATTTGGATCTGTACAATGCTTCCTCATTGCTGTCATGTCCTATGATAGATATTTGGCCATTTGCCATCCATTACGTTATTCTTCACTGATGGGTACAGATCTTTGCCTCCGGCTCGTTATTGGGTTGTGGTTTTTAGTCAGTGTTTTAATATCAAGTGAGATCTTTGTTGTTATCCAGTTTAAATTCTGTGGCTTTAATTACATTGACCACTTCTTCTGTGACATTGGTCCTGTAGTGGAATTAGCCACTTCAGACACTTCCATTTTGATGTTGCCAGATTTTATTAGTTcgttttttactatattttttccatttgctTTTATCATTATGACATACATCTGTATTTTATTCGCCATTCTTAAAATGTCTTCAACTTATAGTAGAAGAAAAGCCTACTCCACCTGTAGCTCTCACTTGACCATCGTCTGTGTATTTTATGGAACCCTAATCACAGTTTACCTGACTCCGTTTGATAACAGTTCATCTAATACAAACAAATACAGGTCCCTGGTATATATTGTGGTGACACCATTGATTAATCCCATTATCTACAGCCTGAGGAACAACGAGATCAAACGAGCTGTGgaaataatgatgagctgtgtctttACAAATGGATGGAAAAGATGAAATATTTGATCCAAAAGTTCTATATGATATGAAGGCTTCAGTGAATTATGACTCAGTACTAAGCTCCACAGAGCTGACTACAATAAAACAATGACTTATGCTGCAGGACAGTTAAGAACATAGAAGCCTCTACAATGATCCTTCGACTTTTCTGGAATTTTGATCTCATAATCCTctctgattatatatatatatatatatatatatataccagtatcTCACAATGGAGGACGTCTTTAGAACTATGGGTATATTTTATGGTATATCACTGCTTAagtccatcactatattgtttacATTCATTGTGACAAATGTCTCAAAAACTGAACTACTGTAGTCTtgagtttttattacaaattttaaTCTTGGGGAATTTTGGAATAGGTTTGGCTAATGAAATTcaataaatgttaaataattaGACATGTTTCCTATTGCTTATAAAGCGCCATCATACTCCCAGTGGAATAACTATAGGGGTGCATAGGTTGCACTTTGACCCATACAAGGTTTCAAAAACTCGAAATAGTTCTTGATAGTTTGGGCTCAAGAGTTTCAAGTTACAACTCTGCATACTCCGCAGTACTTCTATTATCAGAATTTTTACCTTTCTCACATGGATGCATCTGATCATGGAGCACAATAGCAGTGGATCATCATCATTGCCCTGCCAGTACAAAGGTCATTGTCTTCAACAGCTTGTGGGCTCAGCCCTATTGTATGACTGTAATAATTATAAGAAATGACATagggaaaaaaatattgaaaagaaCACTGTAGGTGCTGCCCATTGAGACTTATGGCCCTGGTTTAATTTCCAGTAGTGGCGAGTGGCTCTGCTATTGAGACATAATGTCTGTATTTTAGGTTAACACACTGACTGGCACAACTAATAAGGTGTTTGGCTGCCACTGCTATGGAGTCCCCTCAGCTTGCAGTATTCTAGAAGTTTTTTGACTGGCTCTGTAATGGTGGCACTGTGGCTGTAACTGACATCGGGCACTGAGATTTgtattattatggggtcactgtattTAGCTCTACTGCAGAAGCTCTCTGGCTGAATTTTCTTATGGAGTCATTCTGGCACAAAGACTgtctctgttatgggggcactacgGGGTTCTGAAAGAGATACATGAAAAGTTTATCCCCGCTATCCTGACTTCATGTACATGTCATGGGGGTTATATTACCTATTGTTCATTTCAGAATGTAGTAAGACTAGTTATATAGATGTTTGAATCTGTCAGTAAAAAGGTAGAGAGAAACCGCAGCTCTCCAATGTAGCttctagaaaaaaatgtttttattcaccAGGTCATGTgcacattttctagaaaatacTTCGGAGTGCTGCGGTTTCTCTCTACTTTTTCTGTTGTTGAAGTCCATTGACCGGTACGTCGGCCGCATGCACCCCTACACTGAGAGGGTTATCTGTGAaggttgtgctgctgatctctgctCTAGAATCTGCCAGTGTGAACagcattttatattattttatattgggATTAATGGTGATAACTGCTAAACTAAGCTCTCTGGAAATTGATGATTTTTTGTAGACATCCCTTGGCTAAGACAATATTCTGGTGGAAGTCTAATGCTGAATAgtaatattattttatataaatatatatatatatatatatatatatctttttcttGGTTGGTATGTGATGGTTCGGCGATTGCCTGTCTGTCTGGCAAGGGGTTGGGACACGGTGCACGTCCCTGAGCGGAGGGCCCCCGCTTGGTGGGTGTTCCGGGTGTCCGCCCCTTATGGGACCTTCTATGTGCTTTCGCTGTGGCATTCACTGGCTTACCAAGAAGggaattttatattttaatatattttttattttttatataattacatTTTCACATTTAGGAATTTgcacttttatatatattttatatatttattatattttttccagttattatttataatttgttatatattatatatagcagatTCGTATAACACAATGGTGTTGTGTATTATTATActttctatatgtatatacatatgattTACCACATTTTGTTCACTATTTCACATATGGCTCTTTATGTATTTATGATTCATTAGTTTTAGTTATTCATATATGCAGatatatgctatatatatatatatatatatatatatatatttttttagcgcAACTAATTGTTATGTTTGGGGCACGCACATAAAATACTATCAATTGTGTGTCGTACAGCAGTATGGCTTCATATTACGTTTCATTGATGTCTTTtgcaatttatttatatgtgttgCATAACTGGTGACACATATTGATAGTTGCATTGTATGGGTTTCCATTGGtatacatttaaaattaaaataattctATGTAAAGGTTTGACTTATAATCTTTGGAGATATAAGGTTGATATTACCTTATTAACGAAgcttttatatataaattatgcCTGATGGTGGTGCGCTTGCGCACTGCGGCACTTACCGTTCTCAGTCCGGAAGCAGTCAGGAAATGACGGGCATCCCTGTTATGCTCTGCATTCAGTGGTGTTCGTCATGACACTGACGGGATGACGTCCGTGGGTGTGAGCGGTGTGTGGTGCACCATTGATCACTGGGGCTCTCCTATATTGTATTTAAACTGGAGCTGTCAGAGTAGCTATTACACCTcccgacgaaggttgcgaaacgcgcgtcgaggtgctcggtgtccaggtgccTTACTATATACTCATCATGTCCAACTCAAGTATGCTGAATTTTAAGCACTAGTAACTCTAAACTATCATTCGTTACTAATTGAGTGATATCCTGCTTCTTACACTGTTTTCAAGCAGGATTACTAGCATGGTCATGTCACTTCAATATATTTAATGCATTGAGATTTCATTTGCCTTAATTGATCGTGCTTTGTATTCTGTGCATATATGAATACATATGCTATCTAGTTTCACTTTATCTGAGGGGTATATGGATTTTGTGAGGAGTTATCATCATTTATGATACTATACTAGAATTCTCCTGGctttctatatttatatattttaaatgtCTATAATATATACTTGGGATGGGGgttatttctgtatttttgcagtgatgtgtaataaattgttaattaaataaaattgtattttgacaAATATAATTGCATGATATCAAGATCTCTTTTTTGGTTTAAAATAATGCTGAATAGTGTATGATCTTCTTAAATGCTCCGCACATAGTCTTCATTATTTAGTATACGTCCCATGATATTAGTAAGCATGTTTAATTTGTATAGTCGACCATGCAATACATTGAATGGGCCATGTCCGCCCGAGAAAGAGTCATTTGTTGTTAGCAGCTTTCCGCGCTGACTCTTAGATGGGGTTCAGAGCGAGGAATCCTACTCCAGGACGTCCATATGCCTAATTGGACATATAGAGAGGAGTAATGTTAGTGAGCAGTCCttttaaaagtattttttattatcaACCCTTGTGGTATGTCAAAAAATTGGGAGTCTGGtaagatctgtgtgtgtgtgtgtggggggggggtctacttAATACAATCTCCGGACTTCTAGTAGTCTAGTAAGTTCTGCTTGTCTCACTAATTAATCACTAACATGAATGGACACACTTGTCTGGTATGTTCAAGTTCTTTTTTTGTTTGGCAAAATTCAGAACCTAAAACAGATCAATCTTCTGCATTTCCCTCCAGGGTATTCCTCAGACCTCCCACTAACAGATCTGGGAGCTCAATGATACACCGCTGAGGTCACTCATTTGCAGGCAGCAAACTACTGAGAATGAGACCCCTGGGACTCCTTAGCACTCTACTGATCATATGTCATGTATTAAGGGATTATTCTCATCTCATCAAGTGATAGGATAAAAAAAGACCTTTAAAAGTTAATAATGGGAAAAGCCCACAAGACAATATGCTTGTCCCTCTTATCCTGTTACTGCACAGAATCAAATAAACTGAATTACCACATTTAGAAAATATTACCAGCGATCCACACTGCAATCTCATGTGTCTTGTTTCTCCATGTGTAAAATGTCTCTCCACCATTTCAGAGATAATTGTGGCTCTTGAACATCCCCCAGCATTGAATGTACCTGTGAAAGTACTTTGAACCTCTGCTCTACACTCTTCTCACCAAGGCGTGGAGTCAGACCTGGAGTGCCTACCATGGCAGAACTGGCTTTCCTTTTATCGTCTATTAGGTGATGTTCCCACGAGGAGGACCTCCAAACTCCACGTGCTGCACAGATTATACAAGCAGTGCAGAGCTGTCCAATATTATCTAATGTAGCACAGCAGCAAAGAAAGGGAAAGTGATCTATGTCTGTAGCTCAGGGTCTGTTCACATTGCATTGGTGGTATATATTGAAAGTATTTTCTGATGTACATATACAACTGTGTAGGAATACATCGCTCGTAGGCTCCCATGTTTAAAAATACCTATATCATGCGGTATGTGATTTTTCTGTATAGCTCTGTATAGAATAGTGTAGGCGACTATGTTTTTTCATACAGTTAAGAAgaatgtatatagatgtatactgGCCAAACTGATATCAAATGGACACTCTGTTGGCATCCATCTTGTGGGTGTGGCCCTATAGAGAGTTTTTGCTTAAGTGCGAGGAGTTTTCTCAGTGCATAGTGCAGAATAATAAGCTGAACtaaatggacatatgtcttttttggcCTTACAATTTATGACACTATGATATGCCAAATATTCAATGAAAACTCAGTGTTAATAGTACCTAAGTCATTGGCAAATCTTCAGGAATGCCTGTCACCTCCTCACTCATTTTGAGGAGGTCACCCTGTTTCCCAGCAGAGCTGTCAATAACATTATTATGCAGGCACATGATGTGCAGCATAGCATTAAATTGTCTGACAGTACAAATATAATAGGGTGGAATTGAAAACATAGCAGAGGGCAGGCTTGCTGTTGGGGCCTGGAAGGAGTACCTCCTGTGAggagcagtggcagattaagtagattaTCGGCACTGGGcttttccccaaacttgggccctcctccaccaccgccctgccgcaCCGTGTCTATAGCTACAGTGAAAACCACCTATCTGTGCCAGCATTGACAAATAGGTGTTAACATTCCCCATGTCAAAaagtacatactgacagtctccatccATCActcacagtatcacactgtgtagggacacatgctcttgaaaaggggaatggtaacacccagttgtcctggactacacaaagactttttgtggaaaacaaggatttcctataacagacatgtcaggagaagtgacggattctctataaatccag contains:
- the LOC142741788 gene encoding olfactory receptor 5P81-like, yielding MCEDNQTQVTQIRLLGFRGLYKYKTLLFIVFILTYMFILSGNLLIILLVTTIDHLKIPMSFFLKHLSTVDVLLTTSVVPMMLDMIIVEEGIVSFWGCITQLYGFSLFGSVQCFLIAVMSYDRYLAICHPLRYSSLMGTDLCLRLVIGLWFLVSVLISSEIFVVIQFKFCGFNYIDHFFCDIGPVVELATSDTSILMLPDFISSFFTIFFPFAFIIMTYICILFAILKMSSTYSRRKAYSTCSSHLTIVCVFYGTLITVYLTPFDNSSSNTNKYRSLVYIVVTPLINPIIYSLRNNEIKRAVEIMMSCVFTNGWKR